A single genomic interval of Symphalangus syndactylus isolate Jambi chromosome 18, NHGRI_mSymSyn1-v2.1_pri, whole genome shotgun sequence harbors:
- the LOC129467702 gene encoding LOW QUALITY PROTEIN: transmembrane protein 191A-like (The sequence of the model RefSeq protein was modified relative to this genomic sequence to represent the inferred CDS: deleted 1 base in 1 codon), with protein sequence MVNNTDFLMLNNPRNKLCLVPMDICFPLDFVSNLFWILASKFIIVTGQIKADFKRTSWEAKVEGSLEPGRLRLQRALIAPLYSSLVTADPASKIIIRKRTSLATVSPSNERAYLSPVSFTDLAHVFYLNYFSINAKSNSFSLDVIIALGIPYNTQAHFNH encoded by the exons ATGGTGAACAACACTGATTTTCTGATGTTGAACAATCCCCGAAATAAACTCTGCTTGGTTCCCATGGATATCTGTTTCCCTTTAGATTTTGTTAgtaatttattttggattttggcaTCCAAGTTCATAATTGTAACTGGACAAATAAAGGCAGATTTTAAAAGGACaagttgggaggctaaggtggaaggatcacttgagcctgggagattgaggctgcagcgagccttgattgctccactgtactccagcctggtgacagca gaccctgcctctaaaataataatacgTAAAAGGACGAGTTTAGCTACAGTCTCACCGAGCAATGAAAGAGCTTATCTTTCTCCTGTTTCCTTTACGGATCTTGCTCAtgtattttatcttaattactTTAGCATAAATGCTAAATCAAATTCTTTTTCACTAGACGTCATCATAGCTCTCGGCATACCATATAATACGCAAGCACATTTTAATCAttaa
- the TMEM191C gene encoding transmembrane protein 191C isoform X3 gives MCRAALGLPLPSVVIQPARRSLPPIVTPASRRLGPRSGRHLGSVSTAMAATQELLLQLQKDNRDGRQRKQELEKLMRGLQAESESLNRRLQDLSERERSLLRRRSQAAQPLQGEAREAARERAVRVRRRLEEAERHKGDLLFYYGGELQSQKSTEQQLAAQLVTLQNEVELVETKCALQEEKLQQGALQTAEAWAIFQEQTVVLQEVEVKVMEAAKELNAWQSGRELCDAQLRGVQYSTESLMEEMARADREMRLFGGPRALAIRRCVLGALQVLLTLPLLFLGLSLLWTVLLDPGAVSAWLWSFVSETTLRRLRYTLSPLLELRANGLLPT, from the exons ATGTGTCGGGCTGCGCTCGGGCTTCCCCTGCCGTCCGTTGTGATCCAGCCCGCTAGGCGCTCCCTGCCGCCCATTGTGACGCCTGCCAGCCGCAGGCTGGGTCCCCGAAGCGGGCGGCATTTAGGCTCGGTCTCCACAGCCATGGCCGCGACGCAGGAGCTGCTGCTGCAGTTGCAGAAGGATAACCGAGATGGTCGCCAGCGGAAGCAGGAGCTAGAGAAGCTGATGCGCGGGCTCCAGGCCGAGAGCGAGAGCCTCAACCGGCGCCTGCAGGACCTGAGCGAGCGGGAGCGAAG CCTGCTGCGGAGGCGAAGCCAGGCAGCGCAGCCTCTGCAAGGGGAGGCACGCGAGGCGGCGCGGGAGCGCGCGGTGCGGGTGCGCAGAAGGCTGGAGGAGGCGGAGCGCCACAAGGGGGACTTG CTCTTCTACTACGGAGGGGAACTGCAGAGCCAGAAGAGCACGGAGCAGCAACTCGCAGCCCAACTGGTGACGCTGCAG AATGAAGTGGAGCTGGTGGAGACCAAGTGCGCCTTGCAGGAGGAGAAGCTGCAGCAG GGCGCGCTGCAGACAGCGGAGGCCTGGGCCATATTCCAGGAGCAGACCGTAGTCCTGCAG GAGGTGGAAGTGAAGGTGATGGAGGCTGCGAAGGAACTGAACGCCTGGCAGAGTGGCCGGGAACT GTGTGACGCGCAGCTTCGCGGAGTGCAGTACAGCACCGAGTCGCTCATGGAGGAGATGGCCAGGGCGGACCGA GAGATGCGGCTGTTCGGCGGCCCTCGCGCGCTGGCCATCAG GCGGTGCGTGCTGGGCGCGCTGCAGGTGCTGCTGACGCTGCCGCTCCTCTTCCTGGGGCTGTCGCTGCTTTGGACGGTGCTGTTGGACCCCGGCGCCGTCTCCGCGTGGCTCTGGAGCTTCGTCTCGGAGACGACGCTGCGCCGCCTGCGCTACACGCTGTCCCCGCTGCTGGAGCTGCGCGCTAACGGGCTGCTGCCAACCTAA
- the TMEM191C gene encoding transmembrane protein 191C isoform X1, translating into MCRAALGLPLPSVVIQPARRSLPPIVTPASRRLGPRSGRHLGSVSTAMAATQELLLQLQKDNRDGRQRKQELEKLMRGLQAESESLNRRLQDLSERERSLLRRRSQAAQPLQGEAREAARERAVRVRRRLEEAERHKGDLEQHSRQLQEQWEELSSQLFYYGGELQSQKSTEQQLAAQLVTLQNEVELVETKCALQEEKLQQGALQTAEAWAIFQEQTVVLQEVEVKVMEAAKELNAWQSGRELCDAQLRGVQYSTESLMEEMARADREMRLFGGPRALAIRRCVLGALQVLLTLPLLFLGLSLLWTVLLDPGAVSAWLWSFVSETTLRRLRYTLSPLLELRANGLLPT; encoded by the exons ATGTGTCGGGCTGCGCTCGGGCTTCCCCTGCCGTCCGTTGTGATCCAGCCCGCTAGGCGCTCCCTGCCGCCCATTGTGACGCCTGCCAGCCGCAGGCTGGGTCCCCGAAGCGGGCGGCATTTAGGCTCGGTCTCCACAGCCATGGCCGCGACGCAGGAGCTGCTGCTGCAGTTGCAGAAGGATAACCGAGATGGTCGCCAGCGGAAGCAGGAGCTAGAGAAGCTGATGCGCGGGCTCCAGGCCGAGAGCGAGAGCCTCAACCGGCGCCTGCAGGACCTGAGCGAGCGGGAGCGAAG CCTGCTGCGGAGGCGAAGCCAGGCAGCGCAGCCTCTGCAAGGGGAGGCACGCGAGGCGGCGCGGGAGCGCGCGGTGCGGGTGCGCAGAAGGCTGGAGGAGGCGGAGCGCCACAAGGGGGACTTG GAGCAGCACAGCAGGCAGCTGCAGGAGCAGTGGGAGGAGCTGTCGAGTCAG CTCTTCTACTACGGAGGGGAACTGCAGAGCCAGAAGAGCACGGAGCAGCAACTCGCAGCCCAACTGGTGACGCTGCAG AATGAAGTGGAGCTGGTGGAGACCAAGTGCGCCTTGCAGGAGGAGAAGCTGCAGCAG GGCGCGCTGCAGACAGCGGAGGCCTGGGCCATATTCCAGGAGCAGACCGTAGTCCTGCAG GAGGTGGAAGTGAAGGTGATGGAGGCTGCGAAGGAACTGAACGCCTGGCAGAGTGGCCGGGAACT GTGTGACGCGCAGCTTCGCGGAGTGCAGTACAGCACCGAGTCGCTCATGGAGGAGATGGCCAGGGCGGACCGA GAGATGCGGCTGTTCGGCGGCCCTCGCGCGCTGGCCATCAG GCGGTGCGTGCTGGGCGCGCTGCAGGTGCTGCTGACGCTGCCGCTCCTCTTCCTGGGGCTGTCGCTGCTTTGGACGGTGCTGTTGGACCCCGGCGCCGTCTCCGCGTGGCTCTGGAGCTTCGTCTCGGAGACGACGCTGCGCCGCCTGCGCTACACGCTGTCCCCGCTGCTGGAGCTGCGCGCTAACGGGCTGCTGCCAACCTAA
- the TMEM191C gene encoding transmembrane protein 191C isoform X2, with amino-acid sequence MCRAALGLPLPSVVIQPARRSLPPIVTPASRRLGPRSGRHLGSVSTAMAATQELLLQLQKDNRDGRQRKQELEKLMRGLQAESESLNRRLQDLSERERSLLRRRSQAAQPLQGEAREAARERAVRVRRRLEEAERHKGDLEQHSRQLQEQWEELSSQLFYYGGELQSQKSTEQQLAAQLVTLQNEVELVETKCALQEEKLQQGALQTAEAWAIFQEQTVVLQVRPHSDTKVPPTSPPPDLGRCDAQLRGVQYSTESLMEEMARADREMRLFGGPRALAIRRCVLGALQVLLTLPLLFLGLSLLWTVLLDPGAVSAWLWSFVSETTLRRLRYTLSPLLELRANGLLPT; translated from the exons ATGTGTCGGGCTGCGCTCGGGCTTCCCCTGCCGTCCGTTGTGATCCAGCCCGCTAGGCGCTCCCTGCCGCCCATTGTGACGCCTGCCAGCCGCAGGCTGGGTCCCCGAAGCGGGCGGCATTTAGGCTCGGTCTCCACAGCCATGGCCGCGACGCAGGAGCTGCTGCTGCAGTTGCAGAAGGATAACCGAGATGGTCGCCAGCGGAAGCAGGAGCTAGAGAAGCTGATGCGCGGGCTCCAGGCCGAGAGCGAGAGCCTCAACCGGCGCCTGCAGGACCTGAGCGAGCGGGAGCGAAG CCTGCTGCGGAGGCGAAGCCAGGCAGCGCAGCCTCTGCAAGGGGAGGCACGCGAGGCGGCGCGGGAGCGCGCGGTGCGGGTGCGCAGAAGGCTGGAGGAGGCGGAGCGCCACAAGGGGGACTTG GAGCAGCACAGCAGGCAGCTGCAGGAGCAGTGGGAGGAGCTGTCGAGTCAG CTCTTCTACTACGGAGGGGAACTGCAGAGCCAGAAGAGCACGGAGCAGCAACTCGCAGCCCAACTGGTGACGCTGCAG AATGAAGTGGAGCTGGTGGAGACCAAGTGCGCCTTGCAGGAGGAGAAGCTGCAGCAG GGCGCGCTGCAGACAGCGGAGGCCTGGGCCATATTCCAGGAGCAGACCGTAGTCCTGCAGGTGCGGCCCCACTCAGATACCAAGGTGCCTCCCACCTCTCCTCCCCCAGACCTGGGGCG GTGTGACGCGCAGCTTCGCGGAGTGCAGTACAGCACCGAGTCGCTCATGGAGGAGATGGCCAGGGCGGACCGA GAGATGCGGCTGTTCGGCGGCCCTCGCGCGCTGGCCATCAG GCGGTGCGTGCTGGGCGCGCTGCAGGTGCTGCTGACGCTGCCGCTCCTCTTCCTGGGGCTGTCGCTGCTTTGGACGGTGCTGTTGGACCCCGGCGCCGTCTCCGCGTGGCTCTGGAGCTTCGTCTCGGAGACGACGCTGCGCCGCCTGCGCTACACGCTGTCCCCGCTGCTGGAGCTGCGCGCTAACGGGCTGCTGCCAACCTAA